Proteins encoded by one window of Amaranthus tricolor cultivar Red isolate AtriRed21 chromosome 4, ASM2621246v1, whole genome shotgun sequence:
- the LOC130810930 gene encoding uncharacterized protein LOC130810930: MSMPFPPPPPATVIRPPETATHGSIGAVIGVLSVILFLCIVAIIIGRLCFGKGILHGSAHYDLESWIESKCSSCVDGRLILSPPPPPPPPPPQTMPTNEGRSELPAENVGSAGN; encoded by the coding sequence ATGTCAATGCCATTTCCACCACCACCACCGGCGACAGTAATACGGCCGCCGGAAACAGCAACGCACGGTTCTATTGGTGCAGTCATTGGTGTATTATCAGTCATTCTCTTCTTATGTATTGTTGCAATTATCATTGGAAGGCTTTGTTTTGGTAAGGGAATCTTACACGGCTCTGCTCATTATGATTTGGAAAGTTGGATTGAATCTAAATGCTCTTCTTGTGTTGACGGCCGTCTTATTCTCTCTCCTCCTCCGCCTCCGCCTCCTCCGCCGCCGCAAACAATGCCTACGAATGAGGGAAGGAGTGAGTTACCTGCAGAAAATGTTGGTTCTGCTGGAAATTAA
- the LOC130810016 gene encoding CST complex subunit CTC1 — METISISDLLRRRRPISGAFSVAHSHPSRTSPPLSAQSKTPNPNSPHPKILNSYFQPSIIVGILSLPVNIHSPSSNVRELSLFFSDASGSVLCDVIDFDIRMINTKINVLAWNFIPIKQSTGLLEIIKWEFYQTLGSSNGNVTSFPLGFQNSDIQEDAHKKAKYSVYGLLVSVSPVSSVPCANLAVTNNDYAFIMEILCCDCNLCTNLVSISDNAVIGTDAHSFCSANYVYFCGIFLSWYPLFSKLIGSIILLSGMRKKLVYIAKEEAQLMFVPTQLSFLNVPNSQPKEGCLLQNCYPKIEGKGELGMYIGVVRGLHMQGMVVQLDQEVWLLLTGQSISLPISARVGSIISMKNVHVLNSKFCWGTMLILGACCKSNIRTVSFSPLETGCQLQLRSESLLGKFIDSLIFPARFWVLLLVQCLRKKFSGVFSEKEILGTKKIEGLVQTYAMFALSSSVLRSQCGTFLEFCKHNSCGSGNNNYYGSLSLTMPFTYLVHHCERICLKSLLQMNNGLKILEGCNQVGHLSQENRLSNQLIRRILPSKDIGVSLLGNLKICPATTRLQYIDATGSIDAVIPDIPSTWDSDAIYEVLNYSLVLEGVPEVWGQIHNGDLFSCSSLFETLTIERQTDLTVYVHFSWSNVSCRHFGAHPCQSSINSLKVYSGTFHLLCLAHKFRPQAKFHDSLLVSGKTHSFAEFIVLPWDLNISKNDGTNLLPKWAHDLENGCQNEFPLKRCKTDQTLNCFDKVGLCDTFEESEKTYCEQPSDYISLPHKTRSLISSGLTSFQHHCTLIGREVHGQSMALPAILCFTGDCEILYTRKLLLEFNSENFFKYKLLQIGGHYIMKHCSDKCFCDSQRKNLGSSMSVTSDTKFWSLSFHFSEVIDCRSGTCNDRPSASCSITENLKGFYRHNELVLNPGTSADFRTFNDVDLYVEADATGLQDVHMNFHPLNMPVLNLSLSSTIFHSIGQPAGPGNTVMDFSENQGMHCGHGLSEGNLISVQGTVVSLHHPNICSTDRITFNGAAHNFHLPRSCNEKEGSIYLLMLTDGLLVRVCGHLRKLDYPVGFGPGAVATFHRILACSGQNCFILTPVTFITINSVREIPSPTVKSLCPIQGETVISCLISNLTNEDMGRPRRLRCSIVAVYFVILERNKDFDNLLSRNNSGTPVVDVPLAGFILDDGSSHCCCWTNGERAAMLLKLHKEIPQTESGSRWQRSKDAVSGRAFITPSHQLNSILKKHGRVSVKNYGSIHETLCQDLHLSVGSDCTFSSEDDSALKLTMLNACSSTFWNVIGHAMDIDAVNMLEKILHEEQLPMHALQNIWAKEVFQLNPLAQAKALLQEL, encoded by the exons ATGGAAACCATTTCAATTTCTGACCTTCTCCGGCGTCGTCGCCCAATTTCCGGCGCATTTTCCGTCGCCCATTCTCATCCTTCTCGTACATCTCCTCCACTTTCAGCTCAATCCAAAACTCCAAACCCTAACTCCCCTCATCCCAAAATCCTCAATTCTTACTTTCAACCTTCCATAATCGTTGGAATTCTTTCTCTCCCGGTTAACATCCACTCTCCCTCTTCCAATGTTCGTGAACTCTCCCTTTTCTTTTCAGATGCTTCCGGTTCtgttttatgtgatgttattgattttgatattcGCATGATTAACACTAAAATCAATGTTCTTGCCTGGAATTTCATCCCTATTAAGCAGTCTACTGGATTACTCGAGATTATTAAATGGGAATTTTATCAAACTTTGGGTTCTAGCAATGGTAATGTTACTTCTTTTCCCTTGGGTTTTCAAAACAGCGACATTCAGGAAGATGCTCATAAGAAGGCAAAATATAGTGTTTATGGATTATTGGTATCTGTAAGTCCTGTTTCATCCGTCCCTTGCGCAAATCTAGCAGTTACAAACAATGATTATGCTTTCATCATGGAGATTCTGTGTTGTGATTGTAATTTGTGCACAAATTTGGTTAGCATTTCTGATAATGCAGTCATAGGGACGGATGCACATAGTTTTTGCAGTGCCAATTATGTTTACTTTTGTGGGATTTTCTTATCTTGGTACCCTTTGTTTTCAAAGCTTATAGGAAGTATAATTTTACTATCGGGAATGAGAAAGAAGTTAGTCTACATCGCCAAGGAAGAGGCACAGTTAATGTTTGTCCCTACTCAATTAAGTTTTCTGAATGTTCCGAATTCCCAACCAAAAGAAGGTTGTTTGCTTCAAAACTGTTATCCTAAAATTGAGGGAAAAGGTGAACTAGGCATGTATATTGGTGTAGTCAGAGGTTTACATATGCAAGGCATGGTTGTTCAATTGGATCAAGAAGTTTGGCTCTTATTAACTGGTCAATCCATTTCTCTGCCTATTAGTGCTCGGGTTGGTTCCATT ATATCCATGAAGAATGTACATGTATTGAATTCAAAGTTCTGCTGGGGGACTATGCTTATACTTGGAGCTTGTTGTAAGAGCAATATTAGAACTGTATCATTCTCTCCCTTGGAAACTGG GTGTCAGCTGCAGCTGCGCTCGGAGAGTCTTTTGGGGAAGTTCATTGATTCTTTGATTTTCCCAGCCAGATTCTG GGTATTACTGTTGGTTCAatgtttaagaaaaaaattctcgGGTGTTTTTTCAGAAAAGGAGATCTTAGGAACAAAAAAA ATAGAAGGCTTGGTCCAAACTTATGCTATGTTTGCATTATCTTCCTCAGTTCTTCGATCACAG TGTGGTACATTTCTGGAGTTCTGCAAGCATAATTCATGTGGTTCTGGTAACAATAACTACTACGGCAGTCTAAGTTTG ACCATGCCGTTCACCTATTTAGTCCATCATTGTGAGAGAATATGCTTAAAGTCCCTGTTGCAAATGAATAATGGTCTAAAAATCTTAGAAGGTTGCAACCAAGTTGGTCATTTGTCCCAAGAAAACAGACTTTCTAATCAACTAATTAGGAGGATCTTGCCAAGCAAAGACATTGGAGTTTCTTTGCTTGGGAATTTGAAG ATTTGTCCAGCTACTACGAGATTGCAATACATTGACGCTACAGGGAGCATCGATGCTGTTATACCAGACATTCCATCAACCTGGGATTCAGATGCTATTTATGAG GTTTTGAATTATAGTCTGGTGTTAGAAGGTGTGCCTGAAGTGTGGGGTCAAATTCATAATGGCGACTTATTTTCGTGCAGCAGTTTGTTCGAAACACTTACAATAGAAAGACAAACAGATCTAACAGTCTATGTGCACTTTTCTTGGAGCAATGTATCCTGCCGGCATTTCGGTGCTCATCCGTGCCAGAGTTCAATTAATTCTTTAAAAGTTTACTCTGGAACCTTTCACTTGCTGTGTTTAGCCCACAAATTCCGTCCTCAAGCCAAG TTTCATGATAGCCTGCTTGTGTCAGGCAAAACTCATTCATTTGCTGAGTTTATTGTCTTACCGTGGGATCTGAATATTTCTAAGAATGATGGCACAAATCTTCTGCCAAAATGGGCACATGATCTAGAAAATGGCTGCCAAAATGAGTTTCCTTTGAAGAGATGTAAAACTGATCAAACATTAAATTGTTTTGACAAAGTTGGATTATGCGACACTTTTGAGGAATCTGAAAAGACATATTGTGAGCAACCAAGTGATTATATATCCTTGCCACATAAAACAAGAAGTTTGATTTCTAGTGGATTGACTTCTTTTCAACATCATTGTACATTAATTGGTAGAGAAGTACACGGTCAAAGTATGGCTCTACCTGCAATCCTATGTTTTACTGGTGACTGTGAAATTCTTTACACAAGGAAACTTCTTTTGGAGTTCAATTCTGAAAATTTCTTCAAGTATAAG cTCTTGCAAATTGGCGGCCATTACATCATGAAGCATTGTTCTGACAAGTGCTTTTGTGATTCTCAACGCAAAAATCTGGGAAGTAGCATGTCTGTCACTTCAGACACAAAGTTTTGGAGCCTGTCATTTCATTTTAGTGAAGTCATTGACTGCAGATCTGGCACATGCAATGATCGCCCATCTGCTTCTTGCTCAATAACTGAGAACTTAAAAGGGTTCTACCGCCACAATGAGCTTGTGCTCAACCCTGGCACAAGTGCAGATTTCAGAACTTTTAATGATGTTGATCTCTATGTGGAAGCAGATGCAACTGGTCTGCAGGATGTGCATATGAACTTTCACCCCTTGAATATGCCCGTCTTAAATCTGTCTCTTAGTTCAACAATTTTTCATAGTATTGGTCAACCAGCTGGCCCTGGAAATACTGTAATGGATTTTTCTGAAAATCAAGGAATGCATTGTGGACATGGTCTGTCTGAGGGGAATTTGATTTCTGTACAGGGAACTGTGGTCAGCCTTCACCATCCTAACATTTGTTCCACTGATAGAATTACATTCAATGGAGCTGCACACAATTTTCATCTTCCGAGATCTTGCAATGAAAAGGAAGGCTCAATATATCTGCTTATGCTGACTGATGGGCTTTTG GTGAGGGTTTGTGGTCATCTCAGAAAGCTTGACTATCCTGTTGGATTTGGACCAGGTGCAGTTGCTACATTTCATAGGATACTTGCATGTAG TGGGCAGAATTGCTTCATATTGACTCCAGTAACATTCATCACTATCAATTCCGTGAGGGAAATCCCTTCACCTACAGTGAAATCACTTTGTCCTATTCAGGGGGAAACTGTAATTTCTTGTTTAATATCTAACCTGACCAATGAGGATATGGGTCGGCCAAGAAGATTGCGCTGCAGT ATTGTTGCAGTTTATTTTGTGATACTCGAAAGAAACAAGGATTTTGATAACCTTTTGTCTCGCAATAATTCTGGGACACCAGTTGTGGACGTGCCACTTGCTGGCTTTATTTTGG ATGATGGGTCATCACATTGTTGTTGCTGGACTAATGGTGAAAGAGCAGCAATGCTGTTAAAGTTGCACAAAGAAATCCCTCAGACTGAATCAGGAAGCAGGTGGCAGAGATCCAAGGATGCAGTTAGTGGTAGGGCTTTCATTACTCCCAGTCATCAGCTTAACAGTATCTTGAAGAAGCATGGGAGGGTGAGCGTGAAAAATTATGGATCCATACATGAGACTTTGTGTCAAGATCTTCACCTTTCTGTTGGCTCAGACTGCACTTTTAGCAGTGAAGATGATAGCGCCCTCAAGTTAACAATGCTCAATGCTTGTTCTAGCACATTTTGG AATGTGATTGGTCATGCAATGGATATCGATGCTGTCAACATGCTAGAGAAGATTCTTCATGAGGAGCAGTTGCCTATGCATGCCTTACAAAATATCTGGGCAAAAGAAGTTTTCCAACTGAACCCTCTTGCTCAAGCAAAGGCCTTACTGCAAGAACTTTAA
- the LOC130810018 gene encoding protein OSB1, mitochondrial-like yields MLSKSTKLIPTTVRLPSRQSPITTSVTNYLTRRNLSSGFNYGNHADSETSSSRSSFNGRNCARPSTVTWSSRLHNSARFIGTVEYPLKQYNTRNGRLGVYTFLRVKTSPYSNSSFRILFEMWGELAERVFPHLKPDDFIYISGELGSYTKDIEGVQKLMYKVTARELNYVKLDEPGEYVVNSGKNTGGHFDKSHPQSYKNRLHLWQLLFASPDEWHDQRRSKTNPKQPDFKHKSTGEALWLSASDPPWVKKQVELLYFSGPNNDPMSRFSLSGCL; encoded by the exons ATGTTGTCTAAATCGACCAAATTGATCCCTACGACTGTACGATTACCTTCTCGACAATCTCCGATCACCACTTCTGTCACGAATTACCTCACGAGAAGAAACCTATCTTCTGGTTTCAATTATGGGAATCACGCAGACTCTGAGACCAGTAGCAGTAGAAGTAGCTTTAATGGCCGCAACTGCGCTCGTCCTTCAACAGTGACATGGTCTTCGCGCCTTCATAATTCTGCCCGTTTTATTGGAACTGTTGAATACCCTCTTAAGCAATATAACACTCGCAATGGCAGACTTGGAGTTTATACTTTCCTTCGTGTTAAAACTTCTCCTTATTCAAACTCCTCTTTTAG GATATTATTTGAGATGTGGGGTGAGTTGGCTGAGCGAGTTTTTCCGCATCTTAAACCAGATGATTTCATTTACATTTCTGGTGAATTGGGATCCTATACAAAAGATATTGAAGGAGTACAAAAGCTGATGTATAAG GTTACAGCAAGGGAATTAAATTATGTCAAACTAGACGAACCTGGAGAATATGTCGTAAACTCAGGAAAAAATACGG GTGGACACTTCGACAAATCTCACCCGCAAAGTTATAAAAACCGACTTCATTTGTGGCAATTGTTGTTTGCTAGTCCAGACGAATGGCATGACCAGCGGAGAAGTAAAACGAATCCTAAGCAACCAGATTTCAAACATAAGAGCACTGGTGAAGCACTTTGGCTCTCTGCAAGTGATCCACCATGGGTTAAAAAGCAAGTTGAGTTACTCTACTTCTCCGGACCTAATAATGATCCGATGTCTAGATTCTCGCTATCTGGATGCTTGTAA
- the LOC130810931 gene encoding zinc finger protein ZAT5-like, protein MDDQDEVINHNNNNNNDNHDKNIEGDAEGGGTQQSIVKGKRTKRQKPQSPIPFRMIATTTNSCKSAQDSDICSNNNMIEDNITTAATTTTTTTITINEDSRDTNIFNNIVTTKEEEEVANCLILLAQSHPCPPQPIPIFSLGSGRSYNNNNNNNNNNNNNNNNNNDGTKFISRKFMEAPSSTGKFGYYVYECKTCGKTFSSFQALGGHRASHKKPKNNKDEDYNNKIRSNQIYSSRNTSRSNNYNNNLLLSSDDEDPSFKLAKRDDNSNNNSTSLSLQLTNRSSYTSNCTTNHQCNNKRRVHECSICGSEFTSGQALGGHMRRHRGLVTNTLPIPATPLAIEQPSNGVTQILQDTMINTTMTMAPPTNIDRSNSAFSVDLDLNLPAPSEDNVCDDHQKESKSILQSNELPNQPSPSTQQEVVLSSSSIVDCHY, encoded by the coding sequence ATGGATGATCAAGATGAAGTAATTAAccataacaacaacaacaacaacgacaaCCACGACAAAAATATAGAAGGGGATGCAGAAGGGGGAGGAACACAACAATCAATTGTTAAAGGTAAAAGAACAAAAAGACAAAAGCCACAATCTCCGATCCCTTTTCGAATGATTGCGACCACCACCAACTCTTGTAAAAGCGCTCAAGATAGTGATATTTGTAGCAACAACAACATGATCGAAGACAACATCACTACAGcagccaccaccaccaccaccaccaccattacCATCAACGAGGATTCCAGAGACACAAATATTTTCAACAACATCGTCACTAccaaagaagaggaagaggtcGCAAATTGTCTAATCCTTTTGGCACAAAGTCATCCATGCCCTCCTCAACCTATCCCAATTTTTTCTTTAGGTTCCGGTAGAAgttataacaacaacaataataataataataataataataataataataataataataatgatggtACTAAATTTATAAGTAGGAAATTCATGGAGGCACCTTCGTCAACAGGAAAATTTGGTTATTATGTGTATGAATGTAAAACTTGTGGAAAAACTTTCTCATCTTTTCAGGCACTTGGAGGGCATAGAGCGAGTCACAAGAAACCTAAAAACAACAAAGATGAAGATTACAACAACAAGATTAGGTCTAATCAGATATATTCTTCAAGGAACACCAGTAGATctaataattacaacaataatttGTTGCTTTCTTCGGACGATGAAGATCCTTCGTTCAAATTAGCTAAACGGGACGACAATAGTAACAACAATTCAACGTCACTCTCACTTCAACTTACAAATCGATCTTCATATACCAGCAATTGTACAACCAATCATCAATGCAACAACAAAAGAAGAGTTCATGAGTGCTCAATTTGTGGTTCGGAATTTACATCTGGTCAGGCTTTAGGTGGTCACATGAGACGTCATAGAGGCTTAGTAACCAATACTTTGCCTATTCCTGCAACACCATTGGCCATTGAACAACCATCTAATGGCGTAACACAAATTCTTCAAGATACCATGATTAATACTACCATGACTATGGCACCACCTACAAATATTGATCGTAGTAATAGTGCTTTCTCAGTCGATTTAGATCTTAATCTTCCTGCACCATCTGAAGATAATGTTTGTGATGATCATCAAAAAGAATCCAAATCTATTCTTCAGTCTAATGAACTTCCAAATCAACCATCACCATCAACACAACAAGAAGTTGTTCTTTCCTCGTCTTCAATTGTGGATTGCCACTACTAA